From a single Micromonospora sp. WMMD1102 genomic region:
- a CDS encoding copper resistance protein CopC produces MGRSRLDSVPAGYSAPGGRVAGAIASVGALLAVLLLAGLAVLAGPAGPAAAHAAVVGTVPQQQAVLGYSPTEVTITFSEPVALVPGRAQVLAPDGKRINDGDASVRDATLRIPVRVADRPLGTYLVSYRVISADSHPVAGSFTFAVGAASATPPEPADETVRRDVQVAVPVTRYLGYAGLVLLIGPALLLGLLWPGRLPRRGAVRLVRAGLALIAVGTLAGFWAQAPYTSGAGLLDVSGTELWQLLGSDFGLALAARLGILALVAALLPPVLAGRAGQVGMAGRVRVGLLVVLGLAGLATWPLAGHAAASPTPLASGIASLVHLAAMSVWLGGLVTLLAFPLRAAHPRVLAVVLPVWSRWAGIAVLWLVAGGVVQAVIEVGAPGALFGTTYGRLVLAKLTLLALLLAAAWYARRLVQHRLSGAGNGNGNGDGDGGTAVAGRRRLRRTVGLEVLVGLVVLGVSAVLVQTTPGRNAGIEAEIAASDTFAQTLSSPLYTLQFDIYPVQLGPNNTVHAYVYTAGGKPLPAVEWTLTTALPAQGVEPTDVPMLGVEPHHGVGAVNFPIPGDWELRFTVRTSEIDQATVRTVVQVR; encoded by the coding sequence GTGGGACGTTCACGCCTCGACTCCGTACCGGCCGGCTACTCGGCACCGGGAGGCCGTGTCGCCGGGGCGATCGCGTCGGTCGGTGCGCTGCTGGCGGTGCTGCTGCTGGCCGGCCTGGCGGTGCTGGCCGGTCCGGCGGGGCCGGCGGCGGCGCACGCGGCGGTGGTCGGCACGGTGCCGCAGCAGCAGGCCGTACTCGGCTACTCACCCACCGAGGTGACCATCACCTTCAGCGAACCGGTGGCCCTGGTACCGGGCCGGGCGCAGGTGCTGGCCCCGGACGGCAAGCGGATCAACGACGGGGACGCCAGCGTCCGGGACGCCACGCTGCGGATCCCGGTCCGGGTCGCCGACCGGCCGCTCGGCACGTACCTGGTCAGCTACCGGGTGATCTCCGCCGACAGCCACCCGGTCGCCGGCAGCTTCACCTTCGCGGTCGGCGCCGCCTCGGCCACCCCGCCGGAGCCGGCCGACGAGACGGTACGCCGGGACGTCCAGGTCGCGGTGCCGGTGACCAGATATCTCGGGTACGCCGGACTGGTCCTGCTGATCGGCCCGGCGCTGCTGCTCGGGCTGCTCTGGCCGGGCCGGCTGCCGCGCCGGGGCGCCGTCCGGCTGGTCCGGGCCGGGCTGGCGCTGATCGCGGTCGGCACTCTGGCCGGGTTCTGGGCGCAGGCCCCCTATACCAGCGGTGCCGGCTTGCTGGACGTCTCCGGCACCGAGCTGTGGCAGCTGCTCGGCTCGGACTTCGGGCTGGCGCTCGCCGCCAGGCTGGGCATCCTGGCGCTGGTCGCCGCCCTGCTGCCGCCGGTGCTGGCCGGCCGGGCCGGGCAGGTCGGGATGGCCGGGCGGGTCCGGGTCGGGCTGCTGGTCGTGCTCGGGCTGGCCGGGCTGGCCACTTGGCCGCTGGCCGGGCACGCCGCCGCCTCGCCGACGCCGCTGGCCAGCGGCATCGCCAGCCTGGTGCACCTGGCCGCGATGTCGGTCTGGCTCGGCGGGCTGGTGACACTGCTCGCGTTCCCGCTGCGGGCCGCCCATCCGCGCGTGCTGGCGGTCGTACTGCCGGTCTGGTCCCGCTGGGCGGGCATCGCGGTGCTCTGGCTGGTCGCCGGCGGGGTGGTGCAGGCGGTGATCGAGGTCGGCGCACCGGGAGCCCTCTTCGGCACCACCTACGGCCGGCTGGTGCTGGCCAAGCTGACCCTGCTGGCCCTACTGCTGGCCGCCGCCTGGTACGCCCGCCGCCTCGTCCAGCACCGCCTGAGCGGAGCCGGAAACGGGAACGGGAACGGGGACGGGGACGGGGGTACGGCGGTCGCCGGGCGGCGGCGGTTGCGCCGTACGGTCGGCCTGGAGGTGCTGGTCGGACTGGTCGTGCTCGGGGTCAGCGCGGTACTCGTGCAGACCACCCCGGGCCGCAACGCCGGGATCGAGGCCGAGATCGCCGCCTCGGACACCTTCGCCCAGACCCTCAGTTCACCGCTCTACACCCTCCAGTTCGACATCTATCCGGTGCAGCTCGGGCCGAACAACACCGTGCACGCGTACGTCTACACCGCCGGGGGCAAACCGCTGCCGGCGGTGGAGTGGACGCTCACCACCGCCCTGCCGGCCCAGGGCGTCGAGCCGACCGACGTGCCGATGCTGGGGGTCGAGCCGCACCACGGGGTCGGGGCGGTGAACTTCCCGATCCCCGGCGACTGGGAGCTGCGGTTCACGGTGCGTACCTCGGAGATCGACCAGGCGACGGTGCGGACGGTCGTCCAGGTGCGCTGA
- a CDS encoding response regulator transcription factor has protein sequence MSTTETRILLADDHALVRRGLRLILDAEPDLRVVAEAADGAEAVESVRRTEIDLVILDIAMPRMTGLQAAREISRRAPGVRILMLSMHDNEQYFFEALRAGASGYVLKSVADRDLLEACRAAMRGEPFLYPGAITALIRDYLHRARQGEKLPESILTPREEEIIKLIAEGNSAKEIAEALVISVKTVDRHRANILAKLGMRDRIDLTRYAIRAGLVEP, from the coding sequence ATGTCCACGACCGAGACCAGGATCCTGCTGGCGGACGACCACGCGCTGGTCCGCCGGGGGCTGCGGCTGATCCTGGACGCCGAGCCCGACCTGCGGGTGGTCGCCGAGGCGGCCGACGGGGCGGAGGCGGTGGAGTCGGTCCGGCGCACCGAGATCGACCTGGTGATCCTGGACATCGCGATGCCGAGGATGACCGGCCTACAGGCGGCCCGGGAGATCTCCCGGCGGGCCCCCGGGGTACGCATCCTGATGCTCTCGATGCACGACAACGAGCAGTACTTCTTCGAGGCGCTCCGGGCCGGAGCCTCCGGCTACGTGCTCAAGTCGGTCGCCGACCGGGACCTGCTGGAGGCGTGCCGGGCGGCGATGCGCGGCGAGCCGTTCCTCTATCCCGGGGCGATCACCGCCCTGATCCGGGACTACCTGCACCGGGCCCGGCAGGGCGAGAAACTGCCGGAGAGCATCCTGACCCCCCGGGAGGAGGAGATCATCAAGTTGATCGCCGAGGGCAACTCGGCGAAGGAGATCGCCGAGGCGCTGGTGATAAGCGTGAAGACGGTCGACCGGCACCGGGCCAACATCCTGGCCAAACTCGGCATGCGGGACCGGATCGACCTCACCCGGTACGCCATCCGGGCCGGCCTGGTCGAGCCCTGA
- a CDS encoding sensor histidine kinase, which translates to MTDATDRAADRAADRAADPGPAAPGRSGAAGRPGRRNRRSPARALFRRLFLVNGLVFAVGTLVLALAPVTVSSPVLLTEIPVLAIGLALIVTVNGLLLRASLAPLDALTTLMRRVDLLQTGDRLEDAGNGDLTNLIETFNAMLDRLESERSASSAHALAAQEGERQRIARELHDEIGQSLTVVLLGLKRAVDRAPAELREELHAVQETLRESLDDVGRVARRLRPDVLTDLGLLSALNALATEFSQVSGVPVVRRLTPDLPVLSAEKELVIYRIAQESLTNVARHARADRVELSLRAEDGAVLLRVADDGLGEVRREGAGIRGMRERALLIGARLGIAAEPGTGTEIRLAVPADGPGQRET; encoded by the coding sequence GTGACCGATGCCACCGACCGGGCAGCCGACCGGGCAGCCGACCGGGCAGCCGACCCCGGGCCGGCCGCCCCGGGGCGATCCGGCGCTGCCGGCCGCCCCGGCCGCCGCAACCGCCGCAGCCCGGCCCGCGCGTTGTTCCGCCGGTTGTTCCTGGTCAACGGGCTGGTCTTCGCGGTCGGCACGCTGGTGCTCGCGCTCGCCCCGGTCACCGTGTCGTCGCCGGTGCTGCTGACCGAGATCCCGGTACTGGCCATCGGGCTGGCGCTGATCGTGACGGTGAACGGCCTGCTGCTGCGGGCCAGCCTGGCCCCGCTGGACGCGCTGACCACACTGATGCGCCGGGTCGACCTGCTGCAGACCGGGGACCGGCTGGAGGACGCCGGCAACGGTGACCTGACCAACCTGATCGAGACCTTCAACGCCATGCTCGACCGGCTGGAGAGCGAGCGCAGCGCCAGCAGTGCGCACGCGCTCGCCGCCCAGGAGGGTGAGCGGCAACGGATCGCCCGGGAGCTGCACGACGAGATCGGGCAGAGCCTGACCGTGGTGCTGCTCGGACTCAAGCGGGCGGTGGACCGGGCCCCGGCCGAACTGCGCGAGGAGCTGCACGCGGTGCAGGAGACGCTGCGGGAGAGCCTCGACGACGTGGGGCGGGTGGCCCGGCGACTCCGGCCGGACGTGTTGACCGACCTCGGGCTGCTCAGCGCGCTCAACGCGCTCGCCACGGAGTTCTCGCAGGTCAGCGGAGTACCGGTGGTGCGGCGGCTGACCCCCGACCTGCCGGTCCTGAGCGCGGAGAAGGAACTGGTGATCTACCGGATCGCCCAGGAGAGCCTGACCAACGTGGCCCGGCACGCCCGGGCCGACCGGGTGGAGCTGTCACTGCGGGCCGAGGACGGCGCGGTGCTGCTCCGCGTCGCCGACGACGGCCTCGGCGAGGTACGCCGGGAGGGCGCGGGCATCCGGGGGATGCGGGAGCGGGCACTGTTGATCGGGGCCCGGCTGGGCATCGCCGCCGAGCCGGGCACCGGCACCGAGATCCGGCTGGCGGTACCCGCCGACGGGCCGGGGCAGAGGGAGACCTGA
- a CDS encoding CBS domain-containing protein: MQAQQIAVVVPTVTVRDSVARAVRLMALRRLPGMIVVDDRGRPKTVLPGTQVLRMAVPDAYRQDPVLSRTIDEAHADVFWEELGDLTVGDCLLREPPRVTTVGLSGTLLEVAALMARQRSPLVAVVDGTGVLVGAITLERVLAEFAVAEPDA, translated from the coding sequence ATGCAGGCGCAGCAGATCGCCGTGGTGGTACCGACGGTGACCGTCCGGGACTCGGTGGCCAGGGCGGTCCGGCTGATGGCGCTGCGCCGGCTGCCAGGAATGATCGTGGTGGACGACAGGGGCCGGCCGAAGACCGTGCTCCCCGGCACCCAGGTGCTCCGGATGGCGGTGCCGGACGCCTACCGGCAGGACCCGGTGCTGAGTCGGACCATCGACGAGGCGCACGCCGACGTGTTCTGGGAGGAGTTGGGGGACCTGACCGTGGGCGACTGCCTGCTCCGGGAGCCGCCCCGGGTGACCACCGTGGGCCTTTCCGGAACGCTGCTGGAGGTGGCCGCGCTGATGGCTCGACAGCGCAGCCCGCTGGTGGCGGTGGTCGACGGCACCGGGGTCCTGGTCGGGGCGATCACCCTGGAACGGGTACTCGCCGAGTTCGCGGTGGCCGAACCGGACGCCTGA
- a CDS encoding ArsB/NhaD family transporter, whose amino-acid sequence MSAVAALGIFVVAFFFIATEKVDKVKVVLVAAAAMLVFGFAPGAEVYFSEHEGIDWKVILLLLGMMIIVGVLKQTGLFDYLAIWAAKKSSGRPYRLMVMLMLITAIASPFLDNVTTIMLVAPVTVVVCNRLHIPAQPYLIAEILASNIGGAATLIGDPPNIIIGSRAGLTFTDFLVHMAPPVVVIFAIFVLFSRVLFRRSFRYNPEHVESVLALQERRAITDVRLLVRCLVVLALVVVAFGLHSVLHVDPSVVAMVGAGVMVMVSRLDVSDVLDEVEWPTLVFFVGLFVMVAGLVHTGVINTFGEWVIGLVDGDFFAAATALLFGSAVLGAFFDNIPYTATMAPVVEGLVAQAPDPQTGQALWWSFALGADFSGNGTAVAASANVVAIGIAARTGHRISFWQFTKYGILVTILSTLLAWLYVWLRYFT is encoded by the coding sequence ATGAGCGCCGTCGCCGCGCTCGGCATCTTCGTGGTGGCGTTCTTCTTCATCGCCACCGAGAAGGTCGACAAGGTCAAGGTGGTGCTCGTCGCGGCCGCCGCGATGCTGGTCTTCGGCTTCGCGCCCGGCGCCGAGGTCTACTTCTCCGAACACGAGGGGATCGACTGGAAGGTCATCCTCCTGCTGCTCGGGATGATGATCATCGTCGGCGTGCTGAAGCAGACGGGTCTCTTCGACTATCTGGCGATCTGGGCCGCGAAGAAGTCGTCCGGCCGGCCGTACCGGCTGATGGTGATGCTGATGCTGATCACCGCCATCGCCTCGCCGTTCCTGGACAACGTAACCACGATCATGCTTGTCGCCCCGGTCACCGTGGTGGTCTGCAACCGGCTGCACATCCCGGCCCAGCCCTACCTGATCGCCGAGATCCTGGCCAGCAACATCGGCGGCGCGGCGACGCTGATCGGCGACCCGCCGAACATCATCATCGGCAGCCGGGCCGGGTTGACCTTCACGGACTTCCTGGTGCACATGGCCCCGCCCGTCGTGGTGATCTTCGCGATCTTCGTACTCTTCAGCCGGGTGCTGTTCCGCAGGTCGTTCCGGTACAACCCGGAGCACGTCGAGTCGGTGCTGGCGCTACAGGAGCGGCGGGCGATCACCGACGTCCGGCTGCTGGTCCGCTGCCTGGTCGTACTCGCCCTGGTGGTGGTCGCCTTCGGGCTGCACTCGGTGCTGCACGTCGACCCGTCGGTGGTGGCGATGGTCGGCGCCGGGGTGATGGTGATGGTGTCCCGGCTGGACGTCTCCGACGTGCTCGACGAGGTCGAGTGGCCCACCCTGGTCTTCTTCGTGGGCCTCTTCGTGATGGTCGCCGGCCTGGTGCACACCGGCGTGATCAACACCTTCGGCGAGTGGGTGATCGGCCTCGTGGACGGGGACTTCTTCGCCGCCGCGACCGCGCTGCTCTTCGGCTCGGCGGTACTCGGCGCCTTCTTCGACAACATCCCCTACACCGCCACCATGGCCCCGGTGGTCGAGGGGCTGGTGGCCCAGGCGCCGGATCCGCAGACCGGACAGGCGCTCTGGTGGTCCTTCGCCCTCGGCGCCGACTTCAGCGGCAACGGCACGGCGGTGGCCGCCAGCGCCAACGTGGTGGCGATCGGCATCGCCGCCCGGACCGGCCACCGGATCTCGTTCTGGCAGTTCACCAAGTACGGCATCCTCGTCACGATCCTGAGCACCCTGCTCGCCTGGCTCTACGTCTGGCTGCGGTACTTCACGTGA
- a CDS encoding MBL fold metallo-hydrolase, whose translation MPARIDHAVTSGTFSLDGQTFEVDNNVWVVGDDAECVVVDAPHDVDAILAAVGGRRVVAILATHAHDDHVRVAPALAGATGARVLLHPADRVLWDLVHPDVPPGGDLADGQSVEVAGTRLEVRHTPGHSPGACSLYGPELGAVFTGDTLFQGGPGATGRSFSDFGTIVESIRQRLLTLPPETVVHTGHGPSTTIGDEAPHLDEWLARGH comes from the coding sequence CTGCCGGCCCGCATCGACCACGCGGTCACCTCGGGCACCTTCTCGCTCGACGGCCAGACCTTCGAGGTGGACAACAACGTCTGGGTGGTCGGCGACGACGCCGAGTGCGTGGTGGTCGACGCGCCGCACGACGTGGACGCGATCCTGGCCGCGGTCGGTGGCCGGCGGGTGGTCGCGATCCTGGCCACGCACGCGCACGACGACCACGTACGGGTCGCACCGGCGCTGGCCGGGGCGACCGGTGCCCGGGTACTGCTGCACCCGGCCGACCGGGTGCTCTGGGACCTGGTGCACCCGGACGTGCCGCCCGGTGGCGACCTGGCCGACGGGCAGTCGGTCGAGGTGGCCGGCACCAGGCTGGAGGTCCGGCACACGCCCGGACACAGCCCGGGGGCGTGTTCGCTGTACGGGCCCGAACTCGGGGCGGTCTTCACCGGTGACACCCTGTTCCAGGGCGGCCCGGGGGCGACCGGCCGGTCGTTCAGCGACTTCGGCACCATCGTCGAGTCGATCAGGCAGCGGTTGCTGACCCTGCCGCCGGAGACCGTGGTGCACACCGGGCACGGCCCGAGCACCACGATCGGCGACGAGGCACCGCACCTGGACGAGTGGCTGGCCCGGGGGCACTGA
- a CDS encoding S-(hydroxymethyl)mycothiol dehydrogenase, with protein sequence MSQEVRGVIARAKGAPVEVTTIVVPDPGPGEAVVRVQACGVCHTDLHYREGGINDDFPFLLGHEAAGIVEQVGAGVTDVEPGDFVVLNWRAVCGDCRACRRGRPWYCFATHNAGQKMTLTDGTELSPALGIGAFVEKTLVHAGQCTKVDPAARPAAVGLLGCGVMAGLGAAVNTGGVTRGDSVAVIGCGGVGDGAVAGAALAGATTIIAVDTDPRKLEWARGFGATHTVDARLNDPVEAIRELTGGHGADVVIEAVGRPETWKQAFYARDLAGTVVLVGVPTPEMRVPDLPLLDVFGRGGALKSSWYGDCLPDRDFPMLTSLYLQGRLDLDAFVTEEIGLDQVEAAFDKMHQGDVLRSVVIF encoded by the coding sequence GTGAGCCAGGAAGTACGCGGGGTCATCGCCAGGGCCAAGGGCGCACCGGTGGAGGTGACCACCATCGTCGTACCGGACCCCGGCCCGGGTGAGGCAGTGGTACGGGTGCAGGCCTGCGGCGTCTGCCACACCGACCTGCACTACCGGGAGGGCGGCATCAACGACGACTTCCCGTTCCTGCTCGGGCACGAGGCAGCCGGGATCGTGGAGCAGGTCGGCGCCGGGGTGACCGACGTCGAGCCGGGCGACTTCGTGGTGCTCAACTGGCGGGCCGTCTGCGGCGACTGCCGGGCCTGCCGGCGTGGCAGGCCGTGGTACTGCTTCGCCACCCACAACGCCGGGCAGAAGATGACGCTTACCGACGGTACCGAACTCTCCCCGGCGCTCGGCATCGGCGCGTTCGTGGAGAAGACCCTGGTACACGCCGGGCAGTGCACCAAGGTCGATCCGGCGGCCCGGCCCGCCGCCGTCGGGCTGCTCGGCTGCGGCGTGATGGCCGGGCTCGGCGCGGCGGTGAACACCGGCGGCGTCACCCGGGGTGACTCGGTCGCGGTGATCGGCTGCGGCGGGGTCGGCGACGGCGCGGTGGCCGGCGCGGCCCTGGCCGGCGCGACCACGATCATCGCGGTCGACACCGACCCCCGGAAGCTGGAGTGGGCCAGGGGGTTCGGCGCGACGCACACCGTCGACGCCCGCCTGAACGACCCGGTCGAGGCGATCCGCGAGCTGACCGGCGGACACGGCGCGGACGTGGTGATCGAGGCGGTCGGCCGGCCGGAGACCTGGAAGCAGGCGTTCTACGCCCGCGACCTGGCCGGCACCGTCGTGCTGGTCGGGGTACCCACCCCGGAGATGAGGGTTCCCGACCTGCCGCTGCTCGACGTCTTCGGCCGGGGTGGCGCGCTGAAGTCGAGCTGGTACGGCGACTGCCTGCCGGACCGGGACTTCCCGATGCTCACCTCGCTCTACCTCCAGGGCCGGCTGGACCTCGACGCCTTCGTCACCGAGGAGATCGGTCTGGACCAGGTGGAGGCGGCGTTCGACAAGATGCACCAAGGCGACGTACTGCGATCAGTGGTGATCTTCTGA
- a CDS encoding C39 family peptidase has product MTNVKRWLPAITDTPIRKTALGIAGLAVVGGAFAAPAISTDTPPTGGNPTAAAVTNDIRDIDKRAPSKTLDYQYKAQENFYYCAPAATRIALSAQGQTPSQDDVAKRLGTTEAGTNSAEDTTRVLNTTGGKNYRTVAIPDSTAKPEQMDRLQVDIVNAIDAKRPVVMNIKGTATDVDGMSHSYPGGHYLTVVGYDDHGRKVKIADPANPDQAQYWMSTINLANWATERGYSA; this is encoded by the coding sequence ATGACCAACGTCAAGCGGTGGCTCCCGGCCATCACCGACACCCCGATCCGTAAGACCGCGCTCGGCATCGCCGGCCTCGCCGTCGTCGGCGGCGCGTTCGCCGCCCCCGCCATCTCGACCGACACCCCGCCCACCGGCGGCAACCCGACCGCCGCCGCGGTCACCAACGACATCCGCGACATCGACAAGCGGGCACCGTCGAAGACCCTCGACTACCAGTACAAGGCGCAGGAAAACTTCTACTACTGCGCCCCCGCCGCGACCCGGATCGCGCTGTCCGCGCAGGGCCAGACCCCCAGCCAGGACGACGTCGCCAAGCGGCTCGGCACCACCGAGGCCGGCACCAACTCGGCCGAGGACACCACCCGGGTCCTGAACACCACCGGCGGTAAGAACTACCGCACCGTCGCGATCCCGGACAGCACCGCCAAGCCCGAACAGATGGACCGACTCCAGGTCGACATCGTCAACGCCATCGACGCCAAGCGTCCGGTCGTGATGAACATCAAGGGCACCGCCACCGACGTCGACGGCATGTCGCACTCCTACCCCGGCGGGCACTACCTGACCGTCGTCGGCTACGACGACCACGGCCGCAAGGTCAAGATCGCCGACCCGGCCAACCCGGACCAGGCCCAGTACTGGATGAGCACCATCAACCTCGCCAACTGGGCCACCGAACGCGGCTACTCCGCATAA
- a CDS encoding histidine kinase, which translates to MKGWTGAGTAPGGDRRRRGPGADRGWRALGGARGRRWAVDVGIAAAAGTITAYRIAVVAVLPGDRTPDLWAYALGTAMAVALLARRRWPAAVLAVVGGLFLLYHVSRYPGGAPAAPVWVALYSVAVARRRRLGLLLAGLFVLLDAHGRTMVAGVEPLDATLDSSTVVFVATLLLGETVRGRRIRLALLTAERDDAARRQVVEERIRIARELHDVTAHTLAVVGVQAGVAAEVLDDDPAQARAALEAVRRASREALTELRAAVGVLRDGTRADGPEPPVPGLDRLPALAATTGAVLRQDGTPRPLSGAVEATAYRIVQEAVANAVRHADAGRIEVRLGYRPDGLDLTVCDDGRGPGGPPGNGLRGMAERAAGLGGWLRTGPADGGGFQVRGWLPG; encoded by the coding sequence ATGAAGGGCTGGACCGGAGCCGGAACGGCGCCCGGGGGCGACCGGAGGCGGCGAGGGCCCGGCGCCGACCGGGGCTGGCGGGCGCTGGGCGGTGCCCGGGGGCGGCGCTGGGCGGTGGACGTCGGGATCGCGGCAGCGGCCGGCACGATCACCGCGTACCGGATCGCGGTCGTGGCGGTGCTGCCCGGCGACCGGACGCCCGACCTCTGGGCGTACGCACTCGGCACCGCGATGGCGGTGGCCCTGCTCGCCCGGCGGCGCTGGCCGGCGGCGGTGCTGGCGGTGGTCGGCGGCCTCTTCCTGCTCTACCACGTCTCCCGGTACCCGGGCGGTGCGCCGGCCGCCCCGGTCTGGGTCGCGCTCTACTCGGTCGCGGTGGCCCGTCGCCGGCGGCTCGGCCTGCTGCTCGCCGGACTCTTCGTCCTGCTGGACGCGCACGGCCGGACCATGGTGGCCGGGGTGGAGCCGCTGGACGCCACCCTGGACAGTTCGACAGTGGTGTTCGTGGCCACGCTGCTGCTCGGCGAGACGGTGCGCGGCCGACGGATCCGGCTCGCCCTGCTCACCGCCGAGCGCGACGACGCGGCCCGCCGGCAGGTGGTCGAGGAACGGATCCGGATAGCCCGGGAGCTGCACGACGTCACCGCACACACCCTGGCGGTGGTCGGTGTGCAGGCCGGGGTCGCCGCCGAGGTGCTGGACGACGACCCGGCCCAGGCCCGAGCCGCGTTGGAGGCGGTCCGGCGGGCCAGCCGGGAGGCGCTGACGGAGCTGCGGGCGGCGGTCGGCGTACTCCGGGACGGCACCCGTGCCGACGGACCGGAACCGCCGGTCCCCGGTCTCGACCGGCTGCCGGCGCTGGCCGCGACCACCGGGGCGGTACTCCGGCAGGACGGTACGCCGCGCCCGCTGTCCGGGGCGGTGGAGGCGACCGCGTACCGGATCGTGCAGGAGGCGGTGGCCAACGCCGTCCGGCACGCGGACGCGGGCCGGATCGAGGTACGGCTCGGTTACCGCCCCGACGGGCTCGACCTGACCGTCTGCGACGACGGCCGGGGTCCGGGCGGGCCGCCCGGCAACGGTCTGCGCGGGATGGCGGAGCGGGCCGCCGGACTGGGCGGCTGGCTGCGTACGGGCCCGGCGGACGGTGGCGGCTTCCAGGTCCGGGGATGGTTGCCAGGATGA
- a CDS encoding response regulator transcription factor: MTATECTAGGTGRIRVLLADDQRLVRAGFRVLLERAPEIEVVGEATDGEEAIALTRAHRPDVVLMDIRMPGTDGLTATRRIVADDRLPGVRVVVLTTFELDEYVYAALRAGASGFLLKNLEPDELRRAVRVVAAGDALLAPEVTRRLIAAYVDGPEVPGLHTLTAREREVVTLVAEGLSNAEVGTRLGTSTATAKTHANRAMAKLGARDRAQLVVFAYRSGLAGIRRPR; encoded by the coding sequence ATGACGGCGACGGAGTGCACGGCCGGCGGGACGGGGCGGATCCGGGTCCTGCTCGCCGACGACCAGCGGCTGGTCCGGGCCGGCTTCCGGGTGCTGCTGGAGCGGGCGCCGGAGATCGAGGTGGTCGGCGAGGCGACCGACGGCGAGGAGGCGATCGCGCTGACCCGGGCGCACCGGCCGGACGTCGTGCTGATGGACATCCGGATGCCGGGCACGGACGGGCTGACCGCGACCCGGCGGATCGTGGCCGACGACCGGCTGCCCGGGGTCCGGGTGGTCGTGCTGACCACCTTCGAACTCGACGAGTACGTCTACGCGGCCCTGCGCGCCGGGGCGAGCGGCTTCCTGCTGAAGAACCTGGAGCCGGACGAGCTGCGCCGGGCGGTCCGGGTGGTGGCGGCCGGCGACGCGCTGCTGGCGCCCGAGGTGACCCGCCGGCTGATCGCCGCCTACGTCGACGGTCCGGAGGTACCCGGTCTGCACACGCTCACCGCCCGCGAGCGCGAGGTGGTGACGCTGGTCGCGGAGGGGCTGTCCAACGCGGAGGTGGGCACCCGGCTGGGCACGAGCACCGCCACCGCGAAGACGCACGCCAACCGGGCGATGGCCAAGCTCGGTGCCCGGGACCGGGCCCAGCTCGTGGTCTTCGCCTACCGCAGCGGACTCGCCGGGATACGACGGCCGCGGTAG